One Gossypium hirsutum isolate 1008001.06 chromosome A11, Gossypium_hirsutum_v2.1, whole genome shotgun sequence genomic window carries:
- the LOC107890710 gene encoding patellin-3: MADQTRNPAYVDQVVLAHDVPQQPPAAAVVKEPPQAETDEESVNQKPVEKALVEEYLSKPKCDNQGNVLQSGSFKEESTRVVDLLDNEKKALQQLKQLVQEALNKHEFGGQQPEAPKEDDEKKSAKEEAKDEAVIDDEPPKPETVAETNDAPAKEDSINLVETEVIEDKVATAAAGSNTVEDDGAKTVEAIEESIVSVSSSAQPAAETEAYVVSEDERKGGKAEDKVVPPEEISIWGVPLLADERSDVILLKFLRARDFKVKEAFVMLKSTILWRKEFGIDELVEQDLGDNLNKVVFMHGFDKEGHPVCYNVFGEFRNKELYQKTFSDEEKWQNFLRWRIQFLEKSIRKLDFRPGGICTIVQVNDLKNSPGPARWELRQATKQALHLLQDNYPEFVARQVFINVPWWYLAVNKMINPFLTQRTKSKFVFAGLSKSADTLFRYITAEQVPVKYGGLSKDSEFATTETVTEITVKSAAKHTVEFPVTEACLVRWEVRVIGWGVSYGAEFVPSGENSYAVIIQKARKVAASTEEPVVCDNFKVGEAGKVVLTIHNPSSKKKKLLYRFKSHPTTSH, from the exons ATGGCTGACCAAACTCGGAACCCTGCCTATGTTGACCAGGTGGTACTTGCCCATGACGTCCCACAACAACCACCTGCTGCAGCAGTTGTGAAAGAACCACCTCAAGCTGAAACTGATGAAGAATCCGTAAATCAGAAGCCGGTCGAGAAGGCTTTAGTGGAAGAGTATTTGTCAAAACCCAAGTGTGATAATCAGGGAAATGTTCTTCAGTCGGGTTCTTTCAAGGAAGAGAGCACGAGGGTGGTTGATCTTCTTGATAATGAAAAGAAAGCGTTACAACAACTTAAGCAACTTGTTCAAGAAGCGCTTAACAAGCATGAGTTTGGTGGGCAACAACCAGAAGCGCCTAAAGAGGATGACGAGAAAAAATCAGCCAAAGAGGAGGCAAAGGACGAAGCGGTTATTGATGACGAACCACCAAAACCAGAAACAGTCGCCGAAACTAATGATGCACCCGCAAAGGAAGATAGTATCAATCTGGTTGAAACGGAGGTTATTGAAGACAAGGTTGCTACTGCAGCTGCTGGCTCTAACACCGTGGAAGACGATGGTGCCAAGACTGTAGAAGCCATTGAAGAGAGCATTGTCTCAGTCTCTTCTTCAGCTCAACCTGCAGCAGAGACAGAGGCTTATGTGGTATCGGAAGACGAACGAAAAGGTGGTAAAGCAGAGGACAAGGTGGTGCCACCCGAGGAGATATCCATATGGGGCGTACCGCTTCTTGCAGATGAAAGGAGCGATGTCATTCTCCTCAAATTTCTAAGAGCCAGAGATTTCAAGGTGAAAGAGGCGTTTGTGATGCTGAAAAGCACTATTCTTTGGAGAAAAGAGTTCGGGATTGATGAACTGGTTGAACAAGATCTTGGTGATAATTTGAATAAGGTGGTATTTATGCATGGTTTTGACAAGGAAGGACATCCGGTGTGCTATAATGTGTTCGGGGAGTTCCGAAACAAGGAGCTTTACCAGAAAACATTTTCGGATGAAGAGAAGTGGCAAAATTTCCTCAGATGGAGAATCCAATTCCTGGAAAAGAGTATTCGGAAACTAGATTTTAGGCCCGGTGGAATTTGTACTATTGTTCAAGTCAATGACTTAAAGAATTCCCCAGGACCAGCCAGGTGGGAGCTTAGACAAGCTACCAAACAGGCTCTTCATTTGCTCCAGGACAACTATCCAGAATTTGTTGCCAGACAG GTGTTCATCAATGTTCCTTGGTGGTACCTTGCGGTCAATAAGATGATAAATCCATTTTTGACCCAAAGAACTAAAAGCAAGTTTGTCTTTGCTGGCCTTTCCAAATCAGCGGACACCCTTTTCAG GTACATCACTGCTGAACAAGTACCGGTCAAATATGGAGGACTGAGCAAAGACAGTGAATTCGCCACCACCGAAACTGTTACCGAGATAACTGTTAAATCAGCGGCAAAACACACAGTAGAGTTTCCAGTTACTGAG GCATGCCTTGTCAGATGGGAGGTAAGAGTTATTGGATGGGGTGTGAGCTATGGTGCAGAATTCGTACCTAGTGGTGAAAACAGCTATGCAGTTATAATCCAAAAGGCTAGGAAGGTTGCCGCCTCTACCGAGGAACCGGTGGTGTGCGACAATTTCAAGGTTGGCGAGGCTGGCAAAGTTGTTCTCACTATCCACAATCCCTCTTCCAAAAAGAAGAAGCTCCTCTATCGCTTCAAGTCCCACCCTACTACATCTCACTAG